One Numenius arquata chromosome 9, bNumArq3.hap1.1, whole genome shotgun sequence DNA window includes the following coding sequences:
- the MAP3K13 gene encoding mitogen-activated protein kinase kinase kinase 13, giving the protein MASTQERLSLSSSPTSVGKAFCEDKDFGRLHDEHAPTGNHPSPELIEDVREKGLLQADLIENMSSPVTAAVLTSISEDSRDQFENSVLQLREQDESETPIPQGNRNTVDGESNSGADDVKVQFNRSGSGSGGFLEGLFGCLRPVWNIIGKAYSTDYKLQQQDTWEVPFEEISELQWLGSGAQGAVFLGKFRAEEVAIKKVRDQNETDIKHLRKLKHPNIIAFKGVCTQAPCYCIIMEYCAHGQLYEVLRAGRKVTPRLLVDWSTGIASGMNYLHLHKIIHRDLKSPNVLVTHTDAVKISDFGTSKELSDKSTKMSFAGTVAWMAPEVIRNEPVSEKVDIWSFGVVLWELLTGEIPYKDVDSSAIIWGVGSNSLHLPVPSTCPDGFKILMKQTWQSKPRNRPSFRQTLMHLDIASADVLATPQETYFKSQAEWREEVKKHFEKIKSEGTCIHRLDEELIRRRREELRHALDIREHYERKLERANNLYMELSAIMLQLEVREKELIKREQAVEKKYPGTYKRHPVRPIIHPNTVEKLMKRKGVSHKPGSQTKRPDLLKSEGIPSTEAASNGSPVSGSPKMSTLSGKSRYRSKPRHRRGNSKGSYNDFAGILKNQPVQDDAPPPPPHNHSHHPGLPQQPGHSHPHGHHSRLHAHGQDIANCANNLRYFGPAAALRSPLSNHAQRRMSGSSPDLISAAMEADCRRNLESKESKAEHWECCKTDPYNSCVQCREEDSGQVQMSSVETGMSRSQSPTSASLYENAQFIEKMEEEAFSNSKSASALGTPQHMASSVLPCKARALQKSGDDSSEEEEGEVDSEVEFPRRQRPHRCISSCQSYSTFSSENFSVSDGEEGNTSDHSNSPDELATKLEDELAEKLEDMLSQTPEIPIEISTQSDGLSDKECAVRRVKTQMSLGKLCADEHSGENPAQFGESDCDSSEGECSDATVRTNKPCSSATW; this is encoded by the exons ATGGCCAGTACTCAGGAGCGCCTGAGCTTGTCTTCCTCTCCAACCTCAGTCGGCAAAGCTTTCTGTGAAGATAAAGACTTTGGTAGGTTACACGATGAACACGCACCTACTGGGAACCACCCGTCCCCCGAGCTCATCGAGGACGTGCGTGAGAAGGGCTTGCTGCAGGCAGACCTCATCGAGAACATGAGCAGCCCGGTCACTGCAGCCGTGCTGACCAGCATCAGCGAGGACTCTAGGGACCAATTTGAGAACAGCGTGCTGCAGCTGCGGGAGCAGGATGAGTCCGAAACACCCATTCCTCAGGGCAACAGGAACACCGTGGACGGAGAGAGCAACAGTGGAGCGGATGATGTTAAAGTCCAGTTCAACAGATCAGGCAGTGGGAGTGGTGGGTTTCTGGAGGGACTTTTTGGTTGCCTGAGGCCCGTGTGGAACATCATAGGCAAGGCATACTCCACTGACTACAAACTGCAACAGCAAG ATACCTGGGAGGTCCCGTTCGAGGAGATCTCGGAGCTGCAGTGGCTGGGCAGCGGCGCGCAGGGAGCCGTCTTCCTCGGCAAATTCCGGGCGGAGGAGGTGGCCATCAAGAAAGTGAGAGATCAGAACGAAACAGATATCAAGCACTTGCGGAAGCTCAAACATCCGAACATCATTGCGTTCAA GGGAGTTTGCACTCAAGCCCCGTGCTACTGTATTATCATGGAGTACTGCGCACACGGGCAGCTCTACGAAGTCCTGCGAGCAGGGCGGAAAGTCACCCCTCGGCTGCTTGTGGACTGGTCCACGGGGATTGCAAGTGGGATGAATTATCTGCACCTTCACAAAATCATCCATCGAGACCTCAAGTCACCAAA tgtttTAGTTACACACACAGATGCAGTAAAAATTTCAGATTTTGGTACATCTAAAGAACTCAGTGATAAAAGTACCAAAATGTCTTTTGCGGGAACTGTGGCTTGGATGGCCCCAGAGGTGATACGCAATGAGCCTGTCTCTGAAAAGGTGGATATCTG GTCATTTGGGGTAGTTTTGTGGGAGCTGCTTACGGGAGAGATTCCCTACAAGGATGTGGACTCTTCGGCCATTATTTGGGGAGTGGGCAGTAACAGCCTGCACCTTCCTGTCCCTTCCACGTGCCCAGATGGCTTCAAAATCCTCATGAAGCAGACCTG GCAGAGCAAGCCCCGGAATCGTCCCTCCTTCCGGCAGACACTGATGCACCTGGATATCGCGTCTGCTGATGTGCTGGCTACTCCTCAGGAAACCTATTTCAAATCACAG GCTGAATGGAGAGAAGAAGTGaagaaacattttgagaaaattaAAAGTGAAGGAACTTGCATCCATCGGCTAGATGAAGAATTGATTCGTCGTCGAAGAGAAGAGCTGAG gcaCGCGTTGGATATCCGTGAACACTATGAGAGGAAGCTGGAGCGAGCCAATAACTTATACATGGAGCTCAGCGCTATTATGCTGCAGCTGGAGGTCCGTGAGAAGGAGCTCATAAA GAGGGAACAAGCAGTGGAAAAGAAATACCCTGGGACTTACAAACGCCACCCAGTCAGACCAATAATCCACCCCAATACAGTGGAGAAGCTGATGAAGAGGAAAGGGGTCTCACATAAACCAGGCAGCCAGACTAAACG GCCAGATCTCCTGAAGTCAGAGGGCATACCCAGCACAGAAGCAGCATCCAATGGCTCACCAGTCTCAGGAAGTCCCAAAATGTCAACGCTGAGTGGCAAAAGCCGCTACCGCAGTAAGCCACGTCACCGCCGAGGGAACAGCAAAGGCAGCTACAACGATTTTGCAGGGATCTTGAAAAACCAGCCAGTGCAAGACGATGCACCCCCACCTCCACCTCATAATCATTCTCATCACCCCGGCCTCCCGCAGCAGCCTGGCCACAGCCACCCCCACGGCCATCACTCACGGCTTCATGCCCACGGACAAGATATCGCCAACTGCGCCAACAACTTAAGGTACTTTGGGCCTGCAGCAGCGCTGCGGAGCCCTCTCAGTAACCACGCGCAAAGGAGGATGTCTGGTTCCAGCCCCGACCTCATCTCCGCTGCCATGGAAGCAGATTGCCGAAGGAATCTGGAGAGCAAAGAGAGCAAAGCTGAGCACTGGGAGTGCTGCAAAACAGATCCGTATAATTCCTGTGTTCAGTGCAGGGAAGAGGACAGTGGTCAGGTACAGATGTCATCGGTTGAAACAGGGATGAGCCGTTCGCAGTCACCAACATCTGCTTCCCTGTACGAAAACGCGCAGTTCATTgagaagatggaggaagaggcCTTCAGCAACTCAAAGTCAGCGTCCGCCCTCGGCACTCCCCAGCACATGGCTTCCTCGGTGCTGCCTTGCAAAGCGAGAGCCCTTCAAAAG AGCGGTGATGACTCCTCAGAAGAGGAAGAGGGCGAAGTAGACAGTGAAGTGGAGTTTCCTCGTAGACAAAG ACCTCACCGCTGCATTAGTAGCTGCCAGTCCTACTCGACCTTCAGCTCGGAGAACTTCTCCGTGTCAGATGGAGAGGAGGGGAACACAAGCGATCATTCGAACAGCCCGGATGAGCTGGCCACCAAGCTAGAAGATGAGCTGGCCGAGAAGCTGGAGGACATGTTGTCCCAGACCCCAGAGATCCCCATTGAAATCTCCACCCAGTCTGATGGCCTTTCAGACAAGGAGTGCGCCGTGCGGAGAGTCAAGACTCAGATGTCTCTGGGCAAACTTTGTGCGGACGAACACAGCGGTGAG